The genomic stretch GTGACCCCGTTGAACAGGGGTGTCACCCAGAAGTCCGCCCCCAGCTGGCTGATGCCCGACAGGCCGATGGCGAGGACGGCGACGGCGACGACGGTGCCCCAGGGGTTGGCCCGCCCGGGCTTGAGGGTGGTGGAGCCGAGCAGCGCGGCGACGAACGCCGGCAGCAGGTGGTCGAGCCCGACGCTCGGGTTGCCGATCTGCTGCTGGGCGGCGAGCAGGATCCCCGCGAAGCCGGTCACCAGGCCGGAGCCGGCGAAGGCGAGGATCACGTACCGGCGGACGGGGATCCCGACGAGTTCGGCCGCCCGCGGGTTGGAGCCGATGACGTAGAGGTAGCGGCCGAGCGCGAGACGCTCGAGCACGATCCAGAGCACAGCGGTCAGGACGAGGACGTAGTAGGCGGCGATCGGCAGGTTGAGGAAGGTCGATTCGTACAGGCCGGTGAGGCCGGCGGGCAGGCCCTGCGGGCCGGCGAAGATCCGGGCGCCGCCCGTCACCCAGCCTGTGACGGCGTACATGATGCTGCCGGTGCCGAGCGTCGCGATGAAGGAGTCGATGCGCGCGAACTCCACGAGGAAACCGTTGATCACGCCGACGGCGACGCCGCCGGCGAGCACGGCCAGGCAGGCCTGGGGCCACGGCCAGCCGGCGTTGACGACCAAGAGCAGCGTCATGACATGGCTCAGGCCGAGCCCGTAGCCGATGGACAGGTCGAAGTTGCCCGTGACGATGGGGATCATCGCGCCCTGCGCGAGGATCGCGATGATCGAATAAGCGGAGATGATCGCCGTCAGGTTGGCCATCGTGGGGAACGTGTCCGGCAGGGCGAGCGCGAACACGACGAACAGGACGAAGGCCAGCGCCGGCAGCCCATACCCGCCGATGAGGTGCCCGGCGGCGAGCCGCCGCCGGACGAGCTCCCTGGT from Nonomuraea polychroma encodes the following:
- a CDS encoding ABC transporter permease encodes the protein MLTRELVRRRLAAGHLIGGYGLPALAFVLFVVFALALPDTFPTMANLTAIISAYSIIAILAQGAMIPIVTGNFDLSIGYGLGLSHVMTLLLVVNAGWPWPQACLAVLAGGVAVGVINGFLVEFARIDSFIATLGTGSIMYAVTGWVTGGARIFAGPQGLPAGLTGLYESTFLNLPIAAYYVLVLTAVLWIVLERLALGRYLYVIGSNPRAAELVGIPVRRYVILAFAGSGLVTGFAGILLAAQQQIGNPSVGLDHLLPAFVAALLGSTTLKPGRANPWGTVVAVAVLAIGLSGISQLGADFWVTPLFNGVTLLIAVGLAGYSARRRTRARPPLTEEA